From Jaculus jaculus isolate mJacJac1 chromosome 19, mJacJac1.mat.Y.cur, whole genome shotgun sequence, a single genomic window includes:
- the Mindy1 gene encoding ubiquitin carboxyl-terminal hydrolase MINDY-1, with product MEPPQPEHTAPERARSIEAVTSESHEKLSDSEEHCQEAGDTTEGAGAQEPGDQALLAAQDQDGDHLESPPPPEASSSPPVPACGMSPEVETIGTCSGLQKHPPSPRTQQPELDFHCVKWISWKGERTPIITQSTNGPCPLLAIMNILLLHWKVKLPPQKEVITSDELMTHLGNCLLSIKPQEKSEGLQLNFQQNIDDAMTVLPKLATGLDVNVRFTGVSDFEYTPECCAFDLLGIPLYHGWLVDPQSPEASSAVGKLSYNQLVEKIITCKHSSDPNLVTEGDLALPSWILHEGKDE from the exons ATGGAACCACCTCAGCCTGAACATACAGCCCCCGAGAGGGCCAGGAGTATAGAAGCTGTCACCTCGGAAAGCCATGAGAAGCTGTCGGACTCAGAGGAACACTGTCAGGAGGCTGGAGACACTACTGAGGGAGCTGGAGCCCAGGAGCCCGGAGACCAGGCGTTGCTGGCTGCCCAGGACCAGGATGGGGATCATCTGGAGTCCCCACCTCCTCCTGAAGCCAGCTCCAGTCCACCTGTGCCGGCCTGTGGCATGTCACCCGAGGTAGAGACGATAGGGACGTGCTCCGGCCTGCAGAAACATCCACCGTCCCCAAGGACACAGCAGCCTGAGCTGGATTTCCACTGTGTGAAGTGGATCTCCTGGAAGGGAGAGCGGACGCCCATCATCACCCAGAGCACCAACGGCCCTTGTCCTCTCCTTGCCATCATGAACATCCTCCTTCTTCATTGGAAG GTGAAGCTGCCACCCCAGAAGGAGGTGATCACGTCAGATGAGCTCATGACACATCTTG GAAACTGCCTCCTGTCCATCAAGCCCCAGGAGAAGTCTGAGGGCCTTCAGCTTAATTTTCAGCAG AATATTGATGATGCCATGACCGTGTTACCCAAACTGGCCACGGGTTTGGACGTCAACGTGCGCTTCACAGGCGTCTCGGACTTTGAATACACACCCGAGTGCTGCGCCTTCGACCTGCTGGGCATACCGCTCTACCATGGCTGGCTCGTAGACCCACAG AGTCCTGAGGCTTCAAGCGCGGTCGGGAAACTGAGTTACAACCAGCTGGTAGAGAAGATCATCACCTGTAAACACTCCAGCGACCCCAACCTTGTGACAGAAGGTGATCTCGCTCTTCCCTCGTGGATCTTACATGAAGGGAAGGATGAATGA